In the genome of Bradyrhizobium sp. CB3481, the window GGACTGACGGTCGAGGATTTCGGCCTGCCGGATAATCTGATGATGATCCACACGCTCGACCTCCATGGTGCTAAACTGGTGACGCCGCGGCAGCGGCTCCAGGATATCTGGCACGATCTCGCCTCGTTCGAGGCCTGTGTCGCGCTCGCGGCCGATCGCCGCACATCGGACTGACATTGGCTGACAGAAACGACATGGAGACTTCAGCCCGCAAGCGCGTGGACGTGCTCCTGGTCGAGCGCGGCCTGTTCGAAAGCCGTGCCCGCGCCCGCGCCGCGATCGACGCCGGCGGCGTAACGGCCGACGGCAAGCCGGTAAAGAAGGCGTCGGAGCTGATATCCGCCAACGCAAAATTGTCGGCGCATCCGGCGCACCCCTACGTCTCGCGCGGCGGCGTCAAGCTTGCCGGCGCGCTGGAGCAGTATCCGATCGATATCGAGGGCCATGTCTGCCTCGACGTCGGCGCTTCCACCGGCGGCTTCACCGAGGTGCTGCTGGCCAACGGCGCCAGCCTCGTCTTCGCCATCGACGTCGGCCGCAGCCAGTTGCATCCCTCGCTGCGCGACCATTCGCGCGTCGTGTCGGTGGAGGAGACCGATATTCGCAAGCTGGAGGGCACGCGGCTGCCGGCGCGGCCCGATATCGTCGTCATCGACGTCAGCTTCATCTCGCTGAAAGCGGTGCTGCCGGCGGCGCTCTCGCTGGCGGCGGCACCGATGCACTTGCTCGCGCTGATCAAGCCGCAGTTCGAGGCGGATCGAAAACATTCCAAGCACGGCATCATTCGCAACGCGATGGTGCATCAGGAGATCTGCGACGACATCTCGGCATTCGCCACGTCCCTCGGCTGCACCGGTATCGAGGTGTTTCCATCATCCATCACCGGCGGCGACGGCAATATCGAATTCTTCATGGGCGCCCGCCGTGGCTGATAGCGAGCGCCTCGTCATCGACCATGTCGGCCATCATGGCGATGGCGTCGCCCTCGCCCGCGGCGGCAATATCTATGTGCCGTATGCGCTCGGCGGTGAAACGATCGAGGCCGGCCCGGTGCCCGGGCACCATCCCGACCGGCGGCGGCTGCTCAAGGTCGAGGTCGCGAGCGAAGCGCGGATCGCGCCGTTCTGCCCGCATTTCGGCGTCTGCGGCGGCTGCGCGATCCAGCACTGGGACGCCGAGCCCTACCGTGCCTGGAAGCGCGGGCTGGTGGTGACGACGCTGGCACAAGCCGGGATCGCGTGCGAAGTGGCCCCGCTGGTCGACGCGCATGGCGCGGGCCGGCGCCGCATCACCCTGCATGGGCGGATGGGAACGCATGACGTGCTCAAGGTCGGCTATGCCGCGGCCGGCTCGCACGACATCATTCCGATCGACCGCTGTCCGATCCTCGATCCGCAACTCGGCGGCGCGATCGAGGCGGCCTGGGCCGTCGCCGAGCCACTGATCGCGATGGGCAAGCCGCTCGACATCCAGATCACGGCGACCAATAGCGGGCTCGACATCGACGTGCGCGGCTCCGGGCCATTATCGACCGCGATGATCACGCGGCTGTCGCGAATCGCCGAGCAGCACAGACTGGCGCGGCTGACGCGCCACGGCGAACTGGTCCTGATGCGAACGCCGCCGACGATCAGCATCGGCACCGCAAACGTCGTGCTGCCGCCCGGCTCGTTCCTGCAGGCGACTATCGCAGGCGAGGAAGCGCTGGCGGCGCAGGTCTTCGAACATTGCAAGCGTAGCAAGACTATCGCTGATCTCTTTTGCGGCGTCGGCCCGTTTGCGCTGCGGCTCGCGGCAAAGGCAAAGGTTGCGGCCTTCGACAGCGATGCCGGCGCGGTGGCGGCGTTGCAGAAGGCCGCGACGTCCACGCCCGGACTGAAACCGGTCAAGGCCGAGGCGCGCGACCTGTTCCGCCGCCCGCTGATGCCGCAGGAGCTACGCGACTACGACACCGTCGTGTTCGATCCGCCGCGGCAGGGCGCGCAGGCGCAGACGACGCAGCTCGCCGCCAGCAAGGTGCCGACGGTGGTCGCGGTATCCTGCAACGTCACCACCTTCGCCCGCGATGCGAAGACTTTGATTGAAGGGGGCTACAAGATCGATGGCATCACGCCGGTCGATCAGTTCCGCCACACGCCGCATGTGGAATTGGTAGCGCGGTTCAGGAGGTAAGCGCACGGGTCTTCACCCTCCCCTTGCGGGTAGGGTTATCGCATATGGGCGAGGGCGGAGAGAAGGAAGTCATTGTTCCATCTGGCCTGAAGCATTTTGTGGCTGATGCGAGCAGGTCCTGGTGTGGCTTGCAGGGTGTTGATGGCGAGCTTGCGGATGGCGGCGAGATTTTCCGGCGCGTGATCCTTGCGGCTGCGGCAGGCATCTTCGTCGAACATCGTATCGAGGACCCAGTGCAGGTTGTTCTCGATGCCCCAGTGGGCACGCACGACCTCGAGCAGCTTCTTGGGCGACAGCAGGCGCGAAGCCAGGAAGTATCGCACCTTGTGCTTGGCCGCCTTGCCAGCGTTGGCGCGCCAACTGTCGATGCGGCCGACGGCAGCGATAGCGAGGAAGCCGTATTGCTTTGCCAACTGTGGTGCCGGCACGACGATGGCCTGCCGGCGCTCGACGCGGTCGTGAGCGGAGGTCTTTCGCTGGCTCGCCCGCGCTGGCTTTCGGGCGGTGTCGAGCAGGGCTTTGACGGCCTTGAAGAGCTTGCCGCGATTGCTCTTGATGGCCAACACATAGTGGCCCTTCCGGTCGCGGATGACTTGCGCCATGTCGGGCCGGCAATGCAAGGCGTCGGCGGTGACAAGCGCACCGTCCAGATTGAGTAGGCCCAGGACTTCGAGAGCGCCGGCGATCTCGTTGCGATTGGGGGCCTTCCTTTGAGCCAGCGCCATGCGCGTGCCCGCCGCCCAGACATTGACCATATGCAGCGGCGTGGCCCGCCGGCCGCGTGTGAAGGCGCCGCGCAGCGCCTTGCCGTCGATGCTGACCACCCCCTTGACGCCGAAGCTCTTGCTGAACTTGCGCAAAACCGCTTCCAGCCCCTTCGGGTCCAGCGCACGCAAGACGTTGCTGAACGTATCGTGGCTGGGGATGCCGTGTCTGAGTTCCAGAAACCGCCGCAACAGCTCCTCTCGGCCTTTGCCGAAGAACTCGAACTCGGTGCAGGTCTTGGCGCCGGCCAGCGTGGCCGCCAAGGCGATGACGAGGATATCCACTAGGCTGTGCTGGGCGTTGCTGGCACGCGGATCCTTGAGCGGTCGAAACATGCGCCTGAGATTGCGCATTTTGGTCTCCTTCGGGAATCGGCGGACACCCGAAGAATCCAATTCCCACCGCTATGCAACACCCCTTTAAGGCCACATGCGATTCCCCCTACCCCTCCAGGGGAGGATAAGGGTAAGAAAAATCTACCTCCCCCACCTGTCCTGCCAGATCTTCTCGCCGATCATGCAATTGACGCGCGGCTCCTTGCCGGC includes:
- a CDS encoding TlyA family RNA methyltransferase, with translation METSARKRVDVLLVERGLFESRARARAAIDAGGVTADGKPVKKASELISANAKLSAHPAHPYVSRGGVKLAGALEQYPIDIEGHVCLDVGASTGGFTEVLLANGASLVFAIDVGRSQLHPSLRDHSRVVSVEETDIRKLEGTRLPARPDIVVIDVSFISLKAVLPAALSLAAAPMHLLALIKPQFEADRKHSKHGIIRNAMVHQEICDDISAFATSLGCTGIEVFPSSITGGDGNIEFFMGARRG
- a CDS encoding methyltransferase; this translates as MADSERLVIDHVGHHGDGVALARGGNIYVPYALGGETIEAGPVPGHHPDRRRLLKVEVASEARIAPFCPHFGVCGGCAIQHWDAEPYRAWKRGLVVTTLAQAGIACEVAPLVDAHGAGRRRITLHGRMGTHDVLKVGYAAAGSHDIIPIDRCPILDPQLGGAIEAAWAVAEPLIAMGKPLDIQITATNSGLDIDVRGSGPLSTAMITRLSRIAEQHRLARLTRHGELVLMRTPPTISIGTANVVLPPGSFLQATIAGEEALAAQVFEHCKRSKTIADLFCGVGPFALRLAAKAKVAAFDSDAGAVAALQKAATSTPGLKPVKAEARDLFRRPLMPQELRDYDTVVFDPPRQGAQAQTTQLAASKVPTVVAVSCNVTTFARDAKTLIEGGYKIDGITPVDQFRHTPHVELVARFRR
- a CDS encoding ISAs1 family transposase; protein product: MRNLRRMFRPLKDPRASNAQHSLVDILVIALAATLAGAKTCTEFEFFGKGREELLRRFLELRHGIPSHDTFSNVLRALDPKGLEAVLRKFSKSFGVKGVVSIDGKALRGAFTRGRRATPLHMVNVWAAGTRMALAQRKAPNRNEIAGALEVLGLLNLDGALVTADALHCRPDMAQVIRDRKGHYVLAIKSNRGKLFKAVKALLDTARKPARASQRKTSAHDRVERRQAIVVPAPQLAKQYGFLAIAAVGRIDSWRANAGKAAKHKVRYFLASRLLSPKKLLEVVRAHWGIENNLHWVLDTMFDEDACRSRKDHAPENLAAIRKLAINTLQATPGPARISHKMLQARWNNDFLLSALAHMR